Proteins from a single region of Amycolatopsis sp. CA-230715:
- a CDS encoding response regulator transcription factor, which translates to MVLLAEDDPAIADPLSRALQREGYEVTVVGDGPAALDASGAQRVDLLVLDLGLPGMDGLEVCRRLRAGGAEIPVLMLTARTDEVDFVVGLDAGADDYVAKPFRLAELMARIRALLRRRVPEVLDAGGVRMDLGARLVTVDGHEIQLANKEFELLRVLMSRAGQVVSRDEILSEVWNDLESKTSKTLDMHMSWLRRKLAIAGDGKGAVVHSSDGERRIATVRGVGFRFNTE; encoded by the coding sequence ATGGTGCTACTTGCCGAGGACGATCCGGCCATCGCCGATCCCCTGTCGCGTGCGCTGCAGCGGGAGGGGTACGAGGTCACCGTGGTGGGTGACGGCCCAGCCGCGCTCGACGCGAGCGGCGCGCAGCGCGTCGATCTGCTGGTGCTCGATCTCGGCCTGCCCGGGATGGACGGGCTCGAGGTGTGCCGCCGCCTGCGCGCGGGCGGCGCCGAGATCCCGGTGCTCATGCTCACCGCGCGCACCGACGAGGTCGACTTCGTGGTTGGTCTCGACGCGGGTGCCGACGACTACGTGGCCAAGCCGTTCCGGCTGGCCGAGCTGATGGCCAGGATCAGGGCGCTGCTGCGCAGGCGGGTGCCGGAGGTGCTCGACGCGGGCGGCGTGCGGATGGACCTCGGCGCGCGCCTGGTCACCGTCGACGGCCACGAGATCCAGCTCGCGAACAAGGAGTTCGAGCTGCTGCGGGTGCTGATGAGCCGCGCTGGCCAGGTCGTCAGCCGCGACGAGATCCTGTCCGAGGTGTGGAACGACCTCGAGTCGAAGACCTCGAAGACGCTCGACATGCACATGTCCTGGCTGCGCCGGAAGCTGGCGATCGCGGGCGACGGCAAGGGCGCGGTGGTCCATTCCTCCGACGGGGAGCGGCGCATCGCGACGGTCCGCGGCGTCGGCTTCCGCTTCAACACCGAGTGA
- the hisN gene encoding histidinol-phosphatase has protein sequence MPSHTADLRLAARLADTADAITTARFGALDLAVERKPDRTPVTDADTAVEDAVRALLAEERPGDGVAGEERGGTASASGRTWVLDPIDGTKNFLRGVPVWATLIALVSDGTPVVGMISAPLLGRRWWASEGEGAWVRDAAGEHRISVSGVSALEDAYLSTTHLGSWTEHHSREAYLALVDACWENRAFGDFWQHCLVAEGAIDLAAEAIVNPWDVAAAQVLVTEAGGRFSDLTGEPRYDGGSALSSNGRLHSAALALLSR, from the coding sequence GTGCCCAGCCACACCGCAGACCTGCGCCTCGCCGCCCGCCTCGCCGACACCGCAGACGCGATCACCACCGCCCGGTTCGGCGCGCTCGACCTCGCCGTCGAGCGCAAACCCGACCGCACCCCGGTCACCGACGCCGACACGGCCGTCGAAGACGCCGTGCGCGCGCTGCTCGCCGAAGAGCGCCCCGGCGACGGAGTGGCCGGGGAGGAACGCGGCGGCACGGCGTCCGCGAGCGGCCGCACCTGGGTGCTCGACCCGATCGACGGCACCAAGAACTTCCTGCGCGGAGTACCCGTGTGGGCGACCCTCATCGCGCTCGTCTCCGACGGCACCCCGGTCGTCGGCATGATCAGCGCGCCCCTGCTCGGCCGCCGCTGGTGGGCGTCCGAAGGCGAAGGCGCCTGGGTGCGCGACGCGGCGGGCGAGCACCGCATCTCGGTGTCCGGCGTGAGCGCGCTCGAGGACGCCTACCTGTCCACCACCCACCTCGGTTCGTGGACCGAGCACCACTCCCGCGAGGCCTACCTCGCCCTCGTCGACGCCTGCTGGGAAAACCGGGCGTTCGGCGACTTCTGGCAGCACTGCCTGGTCGCCGAGGGCGCCATCGACCTCGCCGCCGAAGCGATCGTCAACCCGTGGGACGTCGCCGCGGCGCAGGTACTCGTCACCGAAGCGGGCGGGCGGTTCAGCGACCTCACCGGCGAACCGCGGTATGACGGCGGCAGCGCGCTCTCATCAAACGGGCGGCTCCACTCCGCTGCGCTCGCCCTCTTGTCGCGCTGA
- a CDS encoding TetR/AcrR family transcriptional regulator: MPSRPQPAALVWMRDRDRGGRPAVTEERIVRTAIAIADAEGIDALSMRRIATEMGSGTTSLYRHLTNKDELIELMVDAVFGEVPRPEAAGDWRARLTASARLLRAALLRHPWLVQQMSRRPALGPNVLDQSDHALGVVAAVTDDATTANLVVSAVNTYVLGAAATELAELEAQRGTGMTEEEWQQSVGEYVRQVVESGRYPHFAWRVLESGEPDDDTRFEFGLTCLLNGVTAALPPNDI; the protein is encoded by the coding sequence ATGCCGTCTCGACCCCAGCCCGCCGCACTCGTCTGGATGCGCGATCGCGACCGAGGCGGACGCCCCGCGGTCACCGAGGAGCGGATCGTCCGCACCGCGATCGCGATCGCCGACGCCGAAGGCATCGACGCGCTGTCGATGCGCCGGATCGCCACCGAGATGGGTTCGGGCACCACGTCGCTGTACCGGCACCTCACCAACAAGGACGAGCTGATCGAGCTGATGGTCGACGCGGTGTTCGGCGAGGTGCCGCGGCCCGAGGCGGCGGGGGACTGGCGCGCGCGGCTCACCGCGAGCGCCAGGCTGCTGCGGGCCGCGCTGCTGCGGCACCCGTGGCTGGTGCAGCAGATGTCGCGGCGTCCCGCGCTCGGGCCGAACGTGCTCGACCAGTCCGATCACGCGCTCGGCGTGGTGGCCGCGGTCACCGACGACGCGACCACGGCGAACCTGGTGGTCAGCGCCGTCAACACCTACGTGCTGGGCGCGGCCGCGACGGAGCTGGCCGAGCTGGAAGCGCAGCGCGGCACCGGCATGACCGAGGAGGAATGGCAGCAGTCGGTGGGGGAGTACGTGCGGCAGGTCGTCGAGTCGGGTCGGTACCCGCACTTCGCGTGGCGCGTCCTGGAATCGGGCGAACCCGACGACGACACCCGGTTCGAATTCGGCCTGACCTGCCTCCTGAACGGCGTCACCGCCGCACTGCCCCCCAACGACATTTAG
- a CDS encoding FAD-dependent monooxygenase: MSDVPVVIVGGGTVGLSTAVFLGHHGVRSLVLERRKAPSAHPRALGVSPRTFEFFREAGLHEEVNAATVTSTALWKANARTVAEIDHSRAPAPSTAESAVSPENPRGHCPQDRLDAVLLPAARERGATVEFGAEVTAVDQDADGVTVTLADGRAIRAAYLVGADGVNTKVRHALGIGTSGPGEVGGTTMNILFAADLVGHFGSMPTMVEVRHPDASGMLLAVGEGRWVLHVPLPDGEEPTAERCLAWIRTAIGADVPVEVLNAMPWRATMRMATEFRRGRAFLVGDAARAITPLGALGLNTGVADAHNLAWKLAMVLAGTAGDGLLDTYHDERHAVAELVTRQAELRWENPPLHWDPAAAAGRAAVGMWHQPMVLMGYRYDSSAVVDPVTVVPSTEDVAVSLNGDAGSRLPHRWIAPGKSTVDLIGPGFAVLTGPGGEAWCEAARKNGLRATRLDADWAASVTLADDGALLVRPDGFIAWRTETAADPALLGKILAMVTSR, encoded by the coding sequence ATGTCAGACGTCCCGGTCGTGATCGTCGGCGGCGGCACCGTCGGCCTCTCCACCGCGGTGTTCCTCGGCCACCACGGTGTGCGGTCGCTCGTGCTCGAGCGCCGAAAAGCGCCGTCGGCCCACCCGCGCGCGCTCGGCGTCAGCCCGCGCACGTTCGAGTTCTTCCGCGAGGCGGGCCTGCACGAGGAAGTCAACGCGGCCACCGTCACCTCCACCGCGCTGTGGAAGGCGAACGCGCGCACGGTCGCCGAAATCGACCACTCCCGGGCACCCGCGCCGTCGACGGCCGAGTCCGCGGTTTCACCGGAGAACCCGAGGGGCCACTGCCCGCAGGACCGGCTCGACGCCGTGCTCCTGCCCGCGGCGCGCGAGCGCGGCGCGACCGTCGAGTTCGGCGCCGAGGTGACCGCCGTCGACCAGGACGCCGACGGCGTGACGGTGACGCTCGCGGACGGGCGCGCCATCCGCGCGGCCTACCTCGTCGGCGCCGACGGGGTGAACACGAAGGTGCGCCACGCGCTCGGGATCGGCACGTCCGGACCGGGCGAGGTGGGCGGCACCACGATGAACATCCTGTTCGCCGCCGATCTCGTCGGCCACTTCGGCTCGATGCCGACGATGGTGGAGGTCCGGCACCCGGACGCGTCGGGGATGCTGCTCGCGGTCGGCGAAGGCCGGTGGGTGCTGCACGTGCCGCTTCCCGACGGGGAAGAGCCGACCGCGGAACGCTGCCTGGCCTGGATCCGCACGGCCATCGGCGCGGACGTGCCGGTCGAGGTCCTCAACGCGATGCCGTGGCGGGCGACCATGCGGATGGCGACCGAATTCCGGCGCGGGCGGGCATTCCTGGTCGGCGACGCGGCGCGCGCGATCACGCCGCTCGGCGCGCTCGGGCTCAACACGGGCGTGGCGGACGCGCACAACCTGGCGTGGAAGCTCGCGATGGTGCTCGCGGGCACCGCGGGCGACGGGCTGCTCGACACCTACCACGACGAACGGCACGCGGTCGCCGAACTGGTGACGAGGCAGGCGGAGCTGCGATGGGAAAACCCGCCGCTGCACTGGGATCCCGCCGCGGCGGCCGGGCGCGCCGCAGTGGGCATGTGGCACCAGCCGATGGTGCTCATGGGCTACCGGTACGACTCGTCGGCCGTGGTGGATCCCGTCACCGTCGTTCCGTCCACAGAGGACGTCGCGGTGAGTCTCAACGGCGACGCGGGCTCACGTCTCCCGCACCGCTGGATCGCGCCGGGAAAGTCCACTGTGGACCTGATCGGCCCCGGGTTCGCGGTGCTGACCGGACCGGGCGGCGAAGCGTGGTGCGAAGCGGCGCGGAAGAACGGGCTGCGGGCGACCAGGCTCGACGCGGACTGGGCGGCCTCGGTCACGCTCGCGGACGACGGCGCGCTGCTCGTGCGCCCCGACGGGTTCATCGCCTGGCGCACCGAAACCGCGGCCGATCCCGCGCTGCTGGGCAAGATCCTCGCCATGGTGACGAGCCGCTGA
- a CDS encoding TNT domain-containing protein: MGIELPPELRAIADRTGLAWPEADEDAMHAQASAWRDAQRKLSVLAADADTSAGGVLGSLEGSLAASAGTLWSGFVEPDNGHLTAAVRAAGEAADRLEHAANEIGAAKAEMVRQLVDAAKNTEAAEAAAAAGQPWALAGVGSIVDGSAANLASLSGGLVAAVETPGGARIATVGPVVDPNPGAYTPSGQGGLVATVTGLPPELASTVDPDATGVVPREVVDGTGPIMLPQAPSQYGGFLEGRTFDDVPTPSAGVPLGGLPGQTAVSSYPGEHGAAPVPAPAPVPAPPVGQPVAQPPAAYPQPSPWPYAPQPVPPVAVPPAVPPPVGAPTQERQGVVAMFVVHMFPIGHLPVASGSPERQLPGGFPPHDHPRADEVDSAEAIERVRGGWRRLPTPPGEPPSSVTEDAAAVDSADFSDETAEMLAAGVVLDRFGEPFGRMFSPDGTPFARRGLPSEAAESGYRRYRVLKEVPMWFAGCARYRAQYSADELVSMGYLADITFGERGEQ, translated from the coding sequence GTGGGCATCGAACTGCCGCCGGAGCTTCGCGCGATCGCCGACCGCACCGGCCTCGCCTGGCCGGAGGCCGACGAGGACGCCATGCACGCGCAGGCGTCGGCGTGGCGCGACGCGCAGCGCAAGCTTTCCGTGCTGGCCGCCGACGCGGACACCAGCGCCGGGGGAGTGCTCGGCTCGCTGGAAGGGTCGCTGGCCGCGTCCGCGGGCACGCTGTGGTCGGGGTTCGTCGAGCCGGACAACGGGCACCTGACCGCGGCGGTGCGCGCCGCGGGCGAGGCCGCGGACAGGCTGGAGCACGCCGCGAACGAAATCGGTGCGGCGAAAGCGGAAATGGTCCGCCAGCTCGTCGACGCCGCGAAGAACACCGAGGCCGCCGAAGCGGCCGCGGCGGCGGGGCAGCCGTGGGCGCTGGCCGGGGTGGGCAGCATCGTGGACGGCAGCGCGGCCAACCTCGCGTCGCTGTCCGGCGGGCTCGTCGCGGCCGTGGAAACGCCCGGTGGCGCGCGGATCGCGACGGTGGGCCCGGTCGTCGACCCGAATCCCGGCGCGTACACGCCGTCGGGGCAGGGCGGGCTCGTCGCGACGGTCACCGGGCTGCCTCCCGAGCTGGCGTCCACTGTGGACCCGGACGCGACCGGGGTGGTGCCGCGCGAGGTCGTCGACGGCACCGGCCCGATCATGCTGCCACAGGCGCCTTCGCAGTACGGCGGTTTCCTGGAGGGGCGGACCTTCGACGACGTGCCGACGCCGTCGGCCGGTGTCCCGCTCGGCGGTCTCCCCGGCCAGACCGCGGTGTCGAGCTATCCGGGCGAGCACGGTGCCGCGCCGGTTCCCGCACCCGCGCCGGTTCCCGCGCCGCCGGTGGGGCAGCCCGTCGCGCAGCCGCCCGCGGCTTACCCGCAGCCTTCGCCGTGGCCCTATGCGCCGCAACCGGTGCCGCCCGTCGCTGTGCCTCCCGCCGTGCCGCCGCCCGTCGGCGCGCCGACGCAGGAGCGGCAGGGTGTCGTGGCGATGTTCGTGGTCCACATGTTCCCGATCGGGCACCTCCCGGTCGCCTCGGGCAGCCCCGAGCGCCAGCTCCCCGGCGGTTTCCCGCCGCACGACCACCCGCGAGCGGACGAAGTGGACAGTGCGGAGGCGATCGAACGGGTTCGGGGTGGCTGGCGGCGATTGCCGACCCCGCCGGGTGAGCCACCTTCGTCCGTGACCGAGGACGCCGCCGCCGTCGACTCCGCCGATTTTTCCGATGAGACGGCCGAAATGCTGGCGGCCGGTGTCGTGCTGGACCGGTTCGGCGAACCGTTCGGCAGGATGTTCTCGCCGGACGGCACGCCGTTCGCGCGCCGGGGCCTGCCCTCGGAAGCCGCCGAGTCCGGCTACCGGCGCTACCGGGTGCTCAAGGAAGTGCCGATGTGGTTCGCGGGCTGCGCGCGGTACCGCGCGCAGTATTCGGCGGACGAACTGGTCAGCATGGGATACCTGGCGGACATCACCTTCGGGGAGCGGGGAGAGCAGTGA
- a CDS encoding YbaB/EbfC family nucleoid-associated protein, translating to MTEHRARVDELLAGYRRGRERLAAVHGELAAISASETGADGLVTATVGPRGTLTGLEIAEDAYRRLRPKELAEAIVRVAASATVKALREAGDVLAPSLPAGTDPHALLLGTADLEASEIVRPQATDDEENLENKSWLEEL from the coding sequence GTGACGGAGCACCGCGCGCGGGTGGACGAGCTGCTGGCCGGGTACCGGCGCGGTCGTGAGCGGCTCGCGGCCGTGCACGGTGAGCTGGCCGCGATCTCGGCGTCGGAGACCGGGGCCGACGGGCTCGTCACCGCGACCGTCGGGCCGCGCGGGACGCTCACCGGGCTCGAAATCGCCGAGGACGCCTACCGCCGCCTGCGACCGAAGGAACTCGCCGAAGCGATCGTCCGGGTGGCCGCGAGCGCCACGGTCAAGGCACTGCGCGAAGCGGGCGACGTGCTCGCGCCGTCGCTCCCGGCGGGCACCGACCCGCACGCGCTCCTGCTCGGCACCGCCGACCTCGAAGCCTCCGAAATCGTGCGGCCGCAGGCCACCGACGACGAGGAGAACCTCGAGAACAAGAGCTGGCTCGAGGAGCTGTGA
- a CDS encoding hydroxymethylglutaryl-CoA lyase, with protein sequence MGAREVGLPQRFAAAEGVPERVTIWEVGARDGLQNESAVVPLEVKLEFLDRLAGAGLTTIEATSFVHPKWVPQLADAEALLAGLDRHDGVRYPVLVPNEKGLNRALDAGVEHIAIFASATETFAKRNLNSTVEDQFAMFEPVVSRAREAGVEVRGYLSMCFGDPWEGVVDPATVAAVGNRLLGLGCSQLSLGDTIGVATPGHVERVLAAFGETGTAVGSLAVHFHDTYGQALSNTLAALRLGVSTVDSSAGGLGGCPYAESATGNLATEDLVWMLDGLGVEHGVDLDALVATSAWMAERLGRPSPSRVVNALAG encoded by the coding sequence ATGGGCGCGCGGGAAGTCGGCCTTCCGCAGCGGTTCGCGGCTGCGGAAGGAGTGCCGGAGCGGGTCACGATCTGGGAGGTCGGCGCGCGGGACGGGCTGCAGAACGAGTCCGCCGTGGTGCCGCTCGAAGTCAAGCTGGAGTTCCTCGACCGGCTCGCCGGTGCGGGCCTGACCACGATCGAGGCGACGAGTTTCGTGCACCCCAAGTGGGTTCCGCAGCTCGCCGACGCCGAAGCGCTTCTCGCCGGGCTCGACCGGCACGACGGGGTGCGCTACCCGGTGCTGGTGCCGAACGAAAAAGGGCTCAACCGCGCGCTCGACGCCGGTGTCGAGCACATCGCGATCTTCGCGAGCGCGACCGAGACCTTCGCGAAGCGGAACCTGAACTCGACGGTCGAAGACCAGTTCGCGATGTTCGAACCGGTGGTTTCCCGCGCCCGCGAAGCCGGTGTCGAAGTGCGCGGGTACCTCTCGATGTGCTTCGGCGACCCGTGGGAGGGCGTGGTGGACCCGGCGACGGTCGCCGCCGTCGGGAACCGCCTGCTCGGGCTCGGCTGCTCGCAGCTCTCCCTCGGCGACACCATCGGCGTGGCCACGCCCGGCCACGTCGAACGGGTGCTGGCCGCGTTCGGCGAGACCGGTACCGCGGTCGGCTCGCTCGCGGTGCACTTCCACGACACCTACGGCCAGGCGCTGTCGAACACCCTTGCCGCGCTGCGCCTCGGAGTGTCCACTGTGGACTCTTCGGCCGGCGGGCTCGGCGGCTGCCCGTACGCGGAGTCCGCCACCGGGAACCTCGCCACCGAGGACCTCGTGTGGATGCTCGACGGGCTCGGCGTCGAGCACGGCGTCGACCTCGACGCGCTGGTGGCCACCAGCGCGTGGATGGCCGAGCGCCTCGGCAGGCCCAGCCCGTCCCGGGTGGTCAACGCCCTCGCGGGGTAG
- a CDS encoding PH domain-containing protein, producing the protein MAYPDDLLSEGEHVVIHNHPHFKMLIGPLLVLIVTLGAGIWLAVLAQDAAPPWHTVSLIAIGVVALVLIVWLFLTPFVRWRTTHFIVTTDRLIAREGVVKRTGIDIPMSRINSVRFEHGLLDRVFGCGTLIIESASDEPLTFDDIPKVERVHTVIYREVNDNPYDDYHPGQPPHGQPGYADTEQYPQEQYPPQGRRAPRRGDRR; encoded by the coding sequence GTGGCCTATCCAGACGATCTGCTCAGCGAAGGCGAGCACGTCGTGATCCACAACCATCCGCACTTCAAGATGCTGATCGGGCCGCTGCTGGTGCTGATCGTGACGCTGGGCGCGGGTATCTGGCTCGCCGTGCTCGCGCAGGACGCCGCACCGCCGTGGCACACGGTGTCGCTCATCGCGATCGGCGTGGTCGCGCTCGTGCTCATCGTGTGGTTGTTCCTGACCCCGTTCGTGCGTTGGCGGACCACGCACTTCATCGTCACCACGGACCGGCTCATCGCGCGCGAGGGCGTGGTCAAGCGGACCGGGATCGACATCCCGATGTCGCGGATCAACAGCGTGCGGTTCGAGCACGGCCTGCTGGACCGGGTGTTCGGCTGCGGCACGCTGATCATCGAGTCGGCCTCGGACGAGCCGCTGACCTTCGACGACATCCCCAAGGTCGAGCGGGTGCACACGGTGATCTACCGCGAGGTCAACGACAACCCGTACGACGACTACCACCCTGGCCAGCCCCCGCACGGCCAGCCGGGGTACGCCGACACCGAGCAGTACCCGCAGGAGCAGTACCCGCCGCAGGGCCGCCGCGCCCCCCGTCGCGGCGACCGCCGCTGA
- a CDS encoding biotin--[acetyl-CoA-carboxylase] ligase, producing the protein MTGIDGDRLRAELTGNQGAYTAVDVVASTGSTNADLREAASADDPAPDRTVLIAETQTAGVGRRARRWSSPKGAGLYLSVLLRPHEVSFANLGSLAVVAGLAVHDTATAVGVDAVLKWPNDVLAGPDRAKCAGILAEAVAGEEFAVVLGIGLNVRPLGERVPSGPGGLAATSLAEQGATVTDRTEIAVKLLTAFAEREARWRAAAGDLARAGLLDAYRVHCATIGQDVKIMLPDGGSLVGTATGVDGAGQLTLTALDGTARTVFAGDVVHLRPVGAED; encoded by the coding sequence ATGACCGGGATCGACGGCGACAGGCTGCGTGCGGAGCTGACCGGGAACCAGGGCGCGTACACGGCGGTGGACGTCGTCGCGAGCACCGGTTCCACCAACGCGGATCTGAGAGAAGCCGCCTCGGCGGACGACCCGGCGCCGGATCGCACGGTCCTGATCGCGGAGACGCAGACGGCGGGCGTCGGCAGGCGCGCGCGGCGCTGGAGTTCGCCGAAGGGCGCCGGGCTCTACCTCAGCGTCCTGCTCCGGCCGCACGAAGTGTCGTTCGCGAACCTGGGGTCGCTGGCCGTAGTCGCGGGCCTCGCGGTGCACGACACCGCCACGGCTGTCGGCGTCGACGCGGTGCTCAAGTGGCCCAACGACGTGCTCGCCGGGCCGGATCGCGCCAAGTGCGCCGGGATCCTCGCCGAAGCCGTCGCGGGCGAGGAGTTCGCGGTGGTGCTCGGGATCGGCCTCAACGTGCGGCCGCTCGGCGAACGGGTCCCGTCCGGGCCGGGTGGCCTCGCCGCGACCTCGCTCGCGGAACAGGGCGCCACGGTCACCGATCGCACGGAGATCGCGGTGAAGCTGCTGACCGCGTTCGCCGAACGGGAGGCGCGCTGGCGCGCCGCGGCGGGTGACCTCGCCCGCGCGGGACTGCTCGACGCGTACCGGGTGCACTGCGCCACGATCGGCCAGGACGTCAAGATCATGCTGCCCGACGGCGGCTCGCTGGTCGGCACCGCGACCGGGGTCGACGGGGCGGGGCAGCTCACCCTGACCGCGCTCGACGGCACCGCGCGCACCGTCTTCGCCGGTGACGTGGTGCACCTGCGTCCGGTCGGCGCCGAAGACTGA
- a CDS encoding C40 family peptidase: protein MTPPEQPKPSPTPREAPARPSAGRAVAGRALIALILVGALVTCGWLLISDPDHPAQAPVAAVESSPKPVPPGGGAGPSVLEVSAPVQAQAPRQSPSELDKWSAGLAPALDIPQRALMGYATGELVLRKEKPDCHLSWVTLAGLGKASSNHARFGGDTLNADGRTAKPLGSVPLQGAAGEPAEEKRGGPMQLTPTEWKRTGQNIPATTDPSIDDIDDAAVAAGRVLCGTGTDLGAGNGWWKAVAAYRDSDLFRQQVLGNAQLYATLSLAPDTASTRNAHAVRFALDQLGLPYVWGGNGPDGGAAGFDCSGLTKASYDSAGVGLPRTADSQYRSAPPVPLSQEPKLGDLVFYGSPAHIHHVGLYLGNGLMINAPTEGQAIQIHTYHTKGDDYAGAGRPA, encoded by the coding sequence GTGACCCCTCCCGAGCAGCCGAAGCCTTCCCCCACGCCGAGGGAAGCTCCCGCGCGACCGTCGGCTGGGCGCGCGGTGGCGGGCCGCGCGCTGATCGCGTTGATCCTCGTCGGCGCGCTCGTCACGTGCGGCTGGTTGCTCATCTCCGATCCGGACCACCCGGCGCAGGCACCGGTGGCCGCCGTCGAATCGTCGCCGAAACCGGTTCCGCCCGGTGGCGGCGCGGGCCCGTCGGTGCTCGAAGTGAGCGCGCCCGTGCAGGCGCAGGCGCCGCGCCAGTCACCGTCCGAATTGGACAAGTGGTCGGCAGGTCTCGCGCCCGCGCTGGACATCCCGCAGCGCGCCCTGATGGGCTACGCGACCGGGGAACTGGTGCTGCGCAAGGAAAAGCCGGACTGCCACCTGTCGTGGGTCACCCTCGCCGGGCTCGGCAAGGCGAGTTCGAACCATGCCAGGTTCGGCGGCGACACGCTCAACGCCGACGGCCGCACCGCGAAACCGCTCGGTTCGGTGCCCCTGCAGGGCGCGGCTGGTGAGCCAGCCGAGGAGAAGCGCGGCGGGCCCATGCAGCTCACCCCCACCGAGTGGAAGCGAACCGGGCAGAACATCCCCGCCACGACCGACCCGAGCATCGACGACATCGACGACGCGGCGGTCGCGGCCGGTCGCGTGCTGTGCGGCACCGGAACCGATCTCGGCGCGGGCAACGGCTGGTGGAAGGCCGTCGCCGCCTACCGCGATTCGGACCTCTTCCGGCAGCAGGTGCTCGGCAACGCGCAGCTCTACGCCACGCTTTCGCTCGCACCGGACACCGCGAGCACCCGCAACGCGCACGCCGTCCGGTTCGCGCTCGACCAGCTCGGCCTGCCGTACGTATGGGGCGGCAACGGCCCCGACGGCGGCGCGGCCGGGTTCGACTGCTCGGGGCTGACGAAGGCGTCCTACGACAGCGCCGGTGTCGGCCTGCCGCGCACCGCGGACAGCCAGTACCGCTCGGCGCCGCCGGTGCCGCTCTCGCAGGAACCGAAGCTGGGCGACCTCGTGTTCTACGGCAGCCCCGCGCACATCCACCACGTCGGGCTCTACCTCGGCAACGGCCTGATGATCAACGCGCCGACCGAGGGCCAGGCGATCCAGATCCACACCTACCACACCAAGGGCGACGACTACGCCGGCGCGGGCCGCCCCGCCTGA
- a CDS encoding carotenoid oxygenase family protein, with translation MTTKPYLTGHYTPVPDETTAVDLPVTGALPPELTGEYLRNGHNPKPGITPSHWFKGSGMLHGVRLENGRARWYRNRWVKTPALEGAPLVREDGSIDLTASVAGTHIVEHGGRLLALQEANLPFEVTPELDTVGPFDFHGKLTSAMTAHPKQDPATGELHFFSYSPFPPHLTYYVASPEGHITRSQVIDGSGPSLMHDFAITATKAVFLDLPVVFDPAETSGIPYRWHDDYPARIGVFDRVGTPHVTWIPVSQRALLHVTNAYDTPDGKIVLEGPAYDQASWATSWKWWTGAPGYPAAPVSGAIATRWLLDPATGTATEQELDDLVTDFPTINEDRTGLPTAISYSVAFPGAGLDEFAIVKLNTATGERRLHRPGPDRHAGEAVFVPAAGATGEDDGYLLTIVSDLRANASQLLVLDAHDLSTTATVALPRRVPSGIHGSWIPDERLTS, from the coding sequence GTGACCACCAAGCCCTACCTGACCGGGCACTACACCCCCGTCCCGGACGAGACCACCGCGGTCGACCTGCCGGTCACCGGCGCGCTGCCGCCGGAACTGACCGGCGAATACCTCCGCAACGGCCACAACCCGAAGCCCGGCATCACCCCCAGCCACTGGTTCAAGGGTTCGGGCATGCTGCACGGCGTCCGCCTGGAGAACGGGCGCGCCCGGTGGTACCGCAACCGCTGGGTCAAGACCCCGGCTCTCGAAGGCGCGCCGCTCGTGCGCGAAGACGGCAGCATCGATCTCACCGCCAGCGTCGCGGGCACCCACATCGTCGAGCACGGCGGCAGGCTCCTCGCGCTCCAGGAGGCCAACCTGCCCTTCGAGGTCACCCCCGAACTCGACACGGTCGGCCCGTTCGACTTCCACGGCAAGCTCACCTCGGCGATGACCGCGCACCCGAAGCAGGACCCGGCGACCGGCGAACTGCACTTCTTCAGCTATTCGCCGTTCCCGCCGCACCTGACCTACTACGTCGCCTCGCCCGAGGGCCACATCACTCGCAGCCAGGTGATCGACGGCAGCGGCCCGAGCCTGATGCACGACTTCGCCATCACCGCGACCAAAGCCGTTTTCCTCGACCTGCCAGTCGTTTTCGATCCCGCGGAGACCTCGGGCATCCCGTACCGCTGGCACGACGACTACCCGGCCCGCATCGGCGTCTTCGACCGCGTCGGCACGCCGCACGTGACCTGGATCCCGGTCAGCCAGCGCGCCCTGCTGCACGTCACCAACGCCTACGACACGCCGGACGGCAAGATCGTCCTCGAAGGACCCGCCTACGACCAAGCGTCCTGGGCGACTTCGTGGAAGTGGTGGACCGGCGCGCCCGGCTACCCGGCCGCGCCGGTCAGCGGGGCGATCGCGACCCGATGGCTGCTGGACCCGGCGACCGGGACCGCGACCGAGCAGGAACTCGACGACCTGGTGACGGACTTCCCCACCATCAACGAGGACCGCACCGGCCTGCCCACCGCGATCAGCTACTCGGTCGCCTTCCCCGGAGCGGGCCTCGACGAGTTCGCCATCGTCAAACTGAACACGGCGACCGGCGAGCGGCGGCTGCACCGGCCGGGGCCCGACCGGCATGCCGGGGAAGCCGTCTTCGTCCCCGCCGCGGGCGCCACCGGCGAGGACGACGGCTACCTGCTGACGATCGTCAGCGACCTGCGCGCGAACGCGTCCCAACTGCTCGTCCTCGACGCACACGACCTGAGCACCACCGCCACGGTCGCGCTGCCCCGGCGCGTGCCCAGCGGGATCCACGGCTCGTGGATCCCGGACGAGCGCCTCACTTCGTGA